The sequence ATGGGGCGTCGGCGCGCGCATCGGCGCCGCCATACGGTCATTCGCGCCGCCGACGGAAAGCCGCGGGCATACCGGCGACGGAACGCCGACAGGGCGGACAGTGCGCCCGCATATCCGCCGCGCCCATTGGCACGGTTTTTGGACGGGCGCGAGAAAAGAGCCGGAAAAGCGGCGCTTCGTACACCGTTGGATACCGCCGATCCCGATAAACGTCCGACCGGACGACGAACTGCCGGCGGTGATACGGGCGGTGAAGAAAAATAAAGGAGAAGCAAAATGATAAAGTATTTTCCAGTTTCAGCGTTAAGCGACAAAGATAAAAAAATAATCATAAAGAAATTCCCGCTCGCCGGCACGCCGGCCGAAGCGGATTATACCGGCGACGGTACAGTGTTTCTCGTCGTCGTGCAGGGGCGTCCCGCGAAAATGTTCTACCCGCTCAAAAACAGAGAGGGGACGCCGGAGCTGCCGGAGGAGTTCTTCGTGAACATACACCCTGAAGCGGAGGGGCTGACCAACATCTATCTTGGCAGGGTGTCGGGCGGCGTATTTTTCGCCATGCGCCGACTTGAGGAAAAAGAAAAATCCTCCGTAACTGATGAATACATGTCCGTCTCCAGCGCGGCGCAGATTATCGGCGTCACGCGGGCGCATTTGTCGCATCTCTGCGCGAAAGGCCGCGTTCCCGGCGCCCAGCGCATCGGGCGCTTCTATCTCGTGCCGCGCGAATGGGTGGCGGCGCGCGTGCTGGCTCGAGTCGGCAGCGTCACGCGCGCCGAAGCGGCACGGCGCCTGGGCGTATCCCGCCAGTATGTAGGGCAGCTCGTTCGGTCTGGCAAGCTGGAAACCGCCGACGATGGGCGCGTAATACTGGACTCGCTTGCGCGCCTGATGGCGGAGCGGGAAGGAAAATAAAATCGGGGCGGAATCTCCTTCATTTAGAGGTGTTGATTTTCTCAACGGCCTCTTTTTTCTTTTCCTCATAACCACGAGAGCGATTTCTCCTATGTAAAACTATAGTAAGCATAAAAAACTGACGGTAGAAAACACGGTAGAAAAAAAGAAAAAATCTATTGAAAATAAAAAGCGCCGGCGCGAAAAGCCACGCCGGCGCTTAATCTTCATGGTGGAGATAAGGGGATTCGAACCCCTGACCTCTTGAATGCCATTCAAGCGCTCTCCCAACTGAGCTATATCCCCATAGACAACGTGAGAAATTATACAGACTCCTGCCGGCGCTGTCAAGAATTTTCTGTGCGGCCGGCGGCGGTTGATTGCAAAAGCTAAACTCTACCCCCAAAGGCTTAGGGCGTTGCGTCAGCTTCTGCAAGTGAAGCGAATTTTCATTCGCTCCTTTTGCCTTTTTTGAAGCGTTAGTTTCGCAGCTCTTGGTTTTGCGGGAAATCTTTTCAAAAGCGGCTTTCGATGTTATTATGTTAGATAAAATCTAATAGAAGATGAGGTCTGAAACGATGGAAAAGTGCGCGTGCCGTGGTTCGTTTCTTGAGAGATTCATCCAACCGTCGATACTGTTGCTTCTCAGCAAAAAGCCGATGCACGGCTTTTCGATCCTGAAAAGCCTCTACAAAAGCGACCTGATGGATTACAGCTCGCTGGACCCGACCGGACTCTATAGGATGCTGAAGAAGATGGAGGAGGCCGGTCTGCTCAGCTCTGAAGTCGAAAATGAAAACGGCCTGCAGGGAAGGCGCGTCTATTCGATAACGCAGGAGGGGCGCGTCTGCCTTGTGTTCTGGAGGGCGACGCTGCTCGACTATCAGAAGAAGATCGTGCGGCTCGCGGAGGCGATACCGGAGAACGTGGAGGACGGCCTCGAATAAGCGAAGGGGCACAGCAGGCGTAAAGCGGATTTCCGCGAATGCAGAGCCGCAATATAATAAATTCCGGAGATGATGGTAATGTCTGCAAACGGCGGCGATGAGAGGAGCTTCGAGGCTGTCACGGCGAGCTGCGTCAAATATTTCGGCGCGCCGCAGGGAAGGCACCCGATGGAGATAGTGCGCGAGGTGATGGACGACGTGAATTTTCCGATGCACAATTTCGCGCACCACTATCTCGTGCCGGCGGTGCTGCTTGCCGCGATGAGCGTGAGGGACGGCTCGACGGCCGAGAGCTTTGAGAAGAGGCTCGCCGAGACGGCGAAGCGCGCGAAGAACGTGCTTCCGGCGTTCTGCGGCTTCTACGGCGCTTGCGGAGCGGCGGTCGGCTGCGGGATTTTCATGAGCGTCTACACCGGCACGACGCCGCTGTCGAAGGATACGTGGTCCTTATGCAATTACGCGACGTCGGGCGCGCTCGAAAAGATGGCGGATATCGGCGGCCCGCGTTGCTGCAAGAGGAACACCTTCACGGCGCTCAAATTCATGAAGCAGTACATAGCCGACAATCTGTCCGCCGAGCTCGACCTGCCGGAGGAGATCGAGTGCGGCTACAGCAAGTTCAATGCCGAGTGCATCAAAAAGGATTGCCCGTACTACAAAGAGGAGGGCGAATAGATGAAGAAATCCCTTATCCTTGCCGTTCGGCATAAGCCTCCCTTTCGTTCACAGCGAAGGGTGCCGACCTGGTGATCTACGGCGGCACGATAACCGAGGGAAGCCAGGACGTGACGCTGTCGACCTCGTTCCTGTTGTTGACGATGGCTGAAATGATTGGGGCGTCGAGCGGCCTCGGCTATTTTATAAAGAATTATTTCGACTACGCCAATTATACGAACGTGATAGCGGGTATAATTCTTATCGGCATCGTCGTGAGAGTTTTGAACGTTTTTCTTTCCTTCGCAGAGAGGCGTCTGATAAAGTGGAAGGAATAGCGAAAGCACCGGGCGTCAAAAAATATATTATAGAAAGGCACTGAAGCGGCATGTCCAGAAGAATAGTGATGATGGACGGGGCTGTCGGAACCAGCCTCTGGGAAAAAGCGGAGAAAAAGGTGTCGGTGTGGCACTACAACATCGAAGAGCCGAAGATAGTCGCCGAGCTGCACTCCGAATATCTTGCGGCGGGCTCGCAGATAATCCTCGCCAACACCTTCGCCGCCAACGGCGCGGAGGTGGCTCGCGACAGCTCCTACACGGTCAGGCAGGTCGTGGGCACCGGTGTAAGGATCGCGAAGGAGACGATCAACGGAAAGGCGAAGGTCGGGCTCGCTATCGGACCTCTGACCGGCTTGCTGAAGCCCTTCGGCGAGATCACGGCCGACCGGGCGAAGGAGCTCTTCGAGGAGCAGATCGGCTGCGGAATGGAAGAAGGGCCTGACCTCATTTACATTCAAACCTTCATGGACCTCGAGATGATGAAGATAGCGATTCGCGCCGCGAAGCATTACGACGTGCCCGTGCTCTGCTCGATGAGCTTCATGGGCGGAGTGAACGCCGCCGGCAAAAAGCCGAAAAAGGCTCACACGATGATGGGCAACTCCGTCAAGGATATAGTGGACGCCGCCGTCGAACTCAAGGTGGACGCGATAGGCATCAACTGTTCGATGGGCCCCGTCGACGCGCTGCCGGTGCTCAGGGAGTACAGGGAAACCACCGATCTGCCGCTGGTCTTCAAGCCGAACGCGGGAAAGCCGAAGATGGGCGACGGGCAGGCGGCCGGCGCCGAGTTCGACATCGAAACCTTCGCCGACGACGTGCTGCCCGCGGTGGACGCCGGAGCGACGTACATCGGCGGCTGCTGCGGCTCCAACCCGGCCTACATCAAGCGCCTCGCCGAAAAGGTCAGGGCGAAGCTGGAAGCCGAAGGCTAAAAAATAAAATTTCGCACAGGTACGACGCGCCGCGGTCAAAAACGCGGCGCGCCCTTTTTGCCTGAATAAAACTCCCGGCTAAGCTGGGAGATCCTTTTTTGTCGTCAGACAGGCGCGAAAATTTTTCCGGTGTCCGTGCCTGATAAGTTTTTTAATCGTCCGCCTCCGTGGCGGCGATATTTTTCTCCTCTTCCGGCGCGGCGCACTATAAAATAGTGTATATAAGAGTATAAATATATACTGTAACAGATTATAATGTTAAAATATACTTGAACATTCGCTTGAATGTTAATATAATAATTGAAGTATAGGGTTTTTAAAATAAATATTTCAATTATAGTTTTTTGGGCTTAGAACAGAAGCGGAACGGACAGGGGGCTTGGGCATGTACACCGCGAATGAAGCACAGCTGAAGGCGTTTAAGAAGGAGCACGCTTATCTGAAGACAAAGCTCGACCTTGGGAAGGAGATACTTTGGTTAACAAGATCTGAATGCATCAAGGCGGGGCCGAGCGTCGAGGAAACGCTCGCTATAGTGAAGGACGCGATGACAGCGCACGGGAAGAAAGAGTACGAGATGCCGGCAAAGATAGGAATACATCCCTTCGAGGACGTATTTTTCCATGCGATGCCGGCCTACGTCCCCGGCAAAACGGCCTGCGGTATGAAATGGATAGAGTGCTTCCCACGCAACCCGCGAGAATATGAGCTGCCGCAGACTACGGGGCTGCAGATAATGAACGACGTGATGACGGGCGTGCCGGTCGCCGTTATGGACTGTACGTGGCTGACCGCGATGAGGACCCCGGCCGTCACGGCGCTCGCGGCCGCCGCGCTGCATCCGGATGCAAAGACCTTCGGCATGTTCGGCTGCGGCGTGCAGGGTGTCGGGCACGTCCGCTTCGTCGCGAAGACGCTGAAGAAGCTTGAGCGCATATATATCTACGACAAATATCCGGAGTGCATGGACCGGCTGATGGCGCAGGTGCGCGGCGAGGTCGGCGTGCCGATAGTCAAGGCGAAGAGCGTTGAGGAGGCCGTCAAGAGCTGTGAGGTGCTGAGCTCTGCGACGTTCATCGTGCGCAAGCCGATGGCTATCGCGAAAAAGGAATGGGTACGGAAGGGGCAGACGATTCTGCCGTGCGACCTCAACACTTTCTGGGAACCGTCGATCGCGCTTGAGGCGGACAAGTATATCGTCGACAGCTCCGACGAGCACGAGCTCTTCAATGAAATGGGCTACTTCCCCGACGGGCTGCCGAAAATTTTCTGCGAGACGGGCGAGATGCTTGCCGGACTGAAGGAGGGGCGCGCGAAGCGCGGCGAATTGATAGTCTGCAGCAACATAGGAATTTCCACGAACGACATAGCAATGGGTCAAGCGATTCTTTCGCGCGCCCTCGAAATGGGAATCGGCACGAAGATGAAGCTGTAGCGCGGGTGTCTTTTAAGGGCCGGATTTTTTTGAGCGGCGCGTCCGGCATGGGTGGGTCGGCCCAGTTGTCGTGTACGCCTATTTGTTATCAGGCGGCCGCGCGCCGCCTGATATCTGTTTGCCTGAATAAAACTCCAGGCTAAGCCGGGAGTTCCTTTTGCGCGGCGCTGGCCGAAAAATACTTGAGAAAACCGCTGAAAGCCGCTGAATTATATGTTATGTCGGCGGCATTCTGCTATAATTACGGAAACAATAAAATATTGTCTCTCAGGGGAAGGGAAACCGGTGCGTATTTTCTATGCCGGTGCGGCCCCGCCACTGTAGCTCGGACGAAAGCGAAAGGATGCCACTGGATTTTTCCGGGAAGGCTCGCGATTAGGATGAAGGGAAGCCAGGAAACCTGCCTGTGAGAGCTCAAGGGGGGATCCGTTTGCGCGGGCGAACGTCTTCACAGCAGGCTCGGAGTTTATGGGCCTGCTGCCGGCAGACACGGTAAGGACACGGGGGATCGCTTCCGGGTCTTTTTTTATGGGCTCCGGAACTTTTTCCGGATAGGTTTTGAAAGGACGGTAAAGAATCGTGAAATCATTTGTAATAGCGCTCGTAACGTTTACACTCGTAATGTCAGGCGTCGCCTACGCCGGCGCGCCGAAGGACAAGCCGGACAAAAAGGGCGTCCTGATCGTCGCCTTCGGCACCTCGATGCCGGATGCGAGAAAGGCGATCGACAACCTCGTCAATTCCGCTAAGGCGGCCTTCCCGGGGACGGAGGTGCGCCTCGCCTATACGTCGAACATCATCCGTAATAAGATAGCCAAGGAGCAGAAGGTCAATATCCCGACGCCGACGTCGGCCCTCGCTCAGATGAACGACGAAGGTTTCACCCACGTATACGTGATGCCGACGCATATCATACCCGGGGAAGAGTACGACGACATTTCGGGCGTGGTTAACGGCTTCGCGGCGATAAAGGGAAAGTACGAATTCAGGGAGCTGAAGCTCGCGCGCCCCTATCTCTCGTCAGCCGACGACTGCGACGCGATGGCCGATATCCTTGTAAAGCGCTTCGCGAAGGATCTCGCGAACGCCGGGACGGAGATCGTCCTTATGGGGCACGGCACGCCGCATCACGCGGCAAACGCCATGTACAGCCAGCTTCAGCTCTCGCTCGATAAGAAGGCCCCCGGGCGCTTCACGCTCGGCACAGTAGAAGCGGCGCCGATGATCGAAGACGTCGTCGCGCGCCTCAAACACAACACAGCCGTAAAGTCGCTCGTTATTTCGCCTCTCATGATCGTTGCGGGCGATCACGCTAACAACGACCTCGCCGGCAGGGATGACCCCGAGTCATGGTACAACCAGCTGAAGGGTGCCGGCTACAAGGATATCAAGGCACACTTGGTCGGGCTCGGGGAGGATGAAGGGATAGCGAAGCTCTTCGTAGCAAAGATAAAGGATATGATGAAATAAAAATGACCGACGCCGAAGAGCTTTCGAGGCACAGGGGAAAACTCAGCGGCAAGCGCCTGCGGTTGGCGGCGCTGCTCTGCCTGCTGCTCTTTATCTCCGCGCTTTGGAGGCTCGGCGCGGGCGAATGGGACATACCGGCCGCCCGCGTCGCGGCGCTGTTGAATCCCTTTTTGGACGAAAGCATGGGCGCGTCGCCGGAGGCTCTTGTCGTAAGGAGCATCCGGCTGCCCCGCTTTTTTGCCGCCGTCGGCTGCGGCGGGCTTCTCGCCGCGTCCGGAGCGGTGCTCCAGGGGTTGCTTACTAACGCGCTCGCAGAGCCCTATACGCTCGGGATTGCGGCGGGTGCGGCGTTCGGAGGCGCGCTCGGCTTTTTTCTCGACTCGTATGCGGTGGTGCCGATGGCTTTTTTAGGCGCGATGTCCTCGCTGTGGCTCGTCAGCCTCATAGCCGCGCGCAGCGGAGGAGGCGCGTCCAGCATCGTTCTCGCCGGCGTCGTCATGAACGCGATACTCTCCGCCGGCGTGACGTTCCTCAAGGCGATCGCGGACGACCGCCTCGGAGCGATAGTCCTCTGGCTGATGGGCAGCCTTTCGGGGGCGTCGCCGTCGGCGGCCGTCATAGTCTGGTGCTCGTCTCTTATATTGTTCGTCCCCGCCTTTGTCTGCGCGCGCCAGATCGACGCCTGCTCGCTCTCCGAGGGGCAGGGCGAACTGCTCGGCGTCGAGGAGAAGAAGCTGCGCGCGCTGCTGCTTGCCGTTTCATCGCTCGCCACCGCCGCGGTAGTCAGCTTTTTCGGGATAATCGGCTTCGTCGGGCTCGTCGTGCCGCATCTTACGCGCTCCTTTATCGGGCCTTCGACGCGGCCGCTGCTCGTCTTCTGCTTCCTCGGCGGCGGGCTGCTGCTCGTGCTCGCGGACGGAGCCGCGCAGGCGATGGGCGAGCTTCCGGTCGGCGTCATCACCGCGCTGATAGGCGGCCCCTTCTTCTGCTGGATATTGATTCGCGGAAAGGCCGGCGCGTGAAGCTCTACGCGTTCAGCGGCCTCAGCGCCGGATACGGCGGGAAAACGGTGATAGACGGCATAAGCGGCGGAATAGAGCGTGGCAGGATCACGGCGCTTATCGGGCCGAACGGAGGGGGCAAGAGCACGCTGCTGCGCACGCTCGGCGGGCTCGGACGCTACGGAGGCAGCCTGTCTTTCGGCTCCAGGGAGGTAAAGGATATCCCGCGCCGCGATTTCGGCCGCATGGTCGGCTTCCTGCCGCAGAGCACGAGCGTCAGGGCGGCCTTTTCGGTATACGAGGTCATCTCGCTCGGGCGCCTCCCCTTCCACGGCGCGCTCGAACCGATGAGACGGCAGGACGACGCGATAGTCCTTGAAAGCGCGGAGCTTGCCGGCGTAGAACATCTGCTTTTCCGCACGGTGACGGAGCTTTCCGGAGGAGAGAGGCAGCGCGTGCTCTTCGCGATGACGCTCGCTCAGAGGCCGGGGACCTTTCTGCTCGACGAGCCGACCTCGGCGCTCGACCCGAACCATTCGCGCCGGATATTCGAGCTGCTGCGCGAACTCGCGGCGGAGGGCAGAAGCGTAGTCGCCGCGGTGCACGACCTCAACAGCGCGATATCGTACTGCGACGACTTTATAGCGCTCAAGGACGGTAAGATCAGAGCCTGCGGCCCGGTAGGATTGCTCGACGGAGACATCCTGCGCGGGCTTTACGGGATAAATTTCCGCCGCTACAGATCGGAGGATGGCAAAATCGCATGGCACCCAGAATAATCTTATATATTCTCATTATGTTTATGCTCTCGCCCTTCCGCGCCGACGCGGAGGCGAGGCGCATAGTCTCACTCTATCCGGGGCATACCGACAATATCGTCGCTCTCGGCGAAGAAAAGCGCCTGGTCGCGATATCCAAAAACGACGACGGCGAGACGCTTCCGCAGCTGAAACGCTTCTCGGCGAGAAGCAGCGCCGAGGAAATACTGGCCCTTAAGCCGGATTTGGTTTTGACGCGCGGCCTGGCTGAGCGCCAAAACCCGCAGCTGCGCAGCGTGCTCGAGCGCGCCGGCGTGCGCGTCGTCTCGATAGAGCCGCCTCAGTGGGACGATTTCGCGTCGTATCTCAGGGAGCTCGCGGAGCTCATAGGCTGCGACCCGGAGGCCGCCGAAGCCAAGCTCAAAAAAATCCGCAAATCGATAGCGGCCGAAGCGTCGAAGAGATCGAAGGGCAAAAAGCCCGCGGTCTTCGTCGAAGCCACCGCGAAGGAGCTGCACACTTGTTCGCCGGGATCGTGGGCCGCAAAGCTTATCGAGCTTGCCGGCGGCAGGAACGCGGCCGCCGACGCGAAGCCGATCAGAAGCGGCAGCGCGATAGCCCCCTACGGCCTCGAGAGGATACTGAAGGCCGCGGCGGCCAGAGAGATAGACGTCTACATCGTGCAGCGCGGCGCGATGAACGCGGCCGACATGGACGCGCTCGCCGCGCGCCCGTGGTATACGGCGCTGAAGGATATCAAAACGGCTGTCGTGCCGGAAAACGAACTGAGCCGCCCCTCGCTGCTCGGCCTCGAAGCCGGCGGCAGACGGCTTATCAAAATATTTTACGGCGAGTGAGAGATATGAGATTTACCGTCGTCGGAGTCGGTCCTGGGGATCCTGAGCTCGTCACGCTCAAGGCGCTGCGCGCGATAAAAAGCGCGGACGTCGTTCTGACTCCCTATTCGCCGCGCGGAAAGTTCTCCGTGGCCGAGCGCATAGTGCGCGAGAGTCTCCCGGAAGTGGAAGTAGTGCCGATCGCCTTCCCGATGTTGACCGACGACGCAGAGCGCGAAAAATTTCTGATCGGCGAACTCGAAAGAATCGGCGCCGCCTGGCGCGGCAAAGAGAGCGTCGTCCTGCCGGTCATCGGCGACTCGGCGCTCTACGCGACCGGCTCTTACCTCTTCAGCGCGTGGAGGAAGCTCGTGCCGGCACTGGAGCTCTCTTTAGTGCCTGGAATCTCGGCGCATCAGCTCGCGGCGTCGCGCGTCGGCGCGTTTCTCGCTATGGGGACGGATATTTTTTCCGTCATCCCCTGCACCGACGACGAGGGGAGCGTCGTCTCGGCTCTGTTGCGCGCGGATTCCGCTGCGCTCTATAAGCCCTGCGTCTTGAAGGAGGCTCTGCCCGGCGTCGTTTCGAAGGCGGGCCCGTGGCGGCGCGTCGTGAGGATAGACCGCGCGGGGCTCGAGGACGAAAAAATTTATGAAGGCGCGGCCGCTCTCGAGGCGGCCTGCGAATATCTTTCGATACTGCTTCTCTGGCGGCGCTGAATGGACTGGTCGGGACTTGCCGCGGGAGAGCTGCGGCTCACCTTCGACATTCTTTTCGGCCTTCTGATAGGCTTCGCGGTGCTGAAGAGCGGCGTTGCGGACAAGTTGATGCGGCGCCTCGTGCCGTACCTGAGCAAGGCCGGCATCTGCCCGTCGCTCGGCATGGCGCTGACGCTGAGCTTAGGCTCCGCCAAGGCGGGGGCGGCGTTCGTGGCGTCGGCTCTCGACAACGGCAGGATATCGCGGCGTTCCGCCAAGTGGGGGACCCTGCTTCTGTCGTTTCCCGCCTACCTGCACAGATGGCCGTCGACTATGGTGATGGCGGCTTCGATGGCCGGGCTCTCTGGCGCGATATTCGCGGCGATACTGCTGTTGCGCAGCGCGGCGCGCTTTGCGCTGATAATTTTCATACTGCGGCGAGAGCGCGCGGGCGACGACGTTGCTGCGGCGTTGCCGCCGGAATGCGAGGCCAAGGCCGTCCGCTTCAACATGCGGCTGCTGAGGAGCCTGCCGCTGGCGTGGCTCTTCTTCGCGATAGCGTATCTGCTCGTGCCCCAGGCCGAGAGTTTCATAAAGCAATGGCTGCTCGCCGGCAGCGCGCTGCCGCTGGCGGCCCTCGCCGTCGCCGCGGCTTCGATGGCTCACGTTTCGGCGGCGCTCGCGCTTGCCGGAGGAAGCCTCGCGGCGGGCGAGCTCAGCGTCGCGCAGGCCGTATTCGCGCTGCTGCTCGGCAACGGCCTCGGCGTCGTCACGAGAGTCTTTCGCTCCAACGCCGGCTATTATTTCGGCATTTTCAGCGGCGATATGGCAAAAGAGCTTCTTTTCTGGAATATCGTGACGACCTCCTTCTTCGCAGTGCTTTCGATAGTTATTGCGGCTCTGCCGCTTTTGTTATAAAAAATAAAAAATTTTATCCGCAGGGGTAATCAGCCATGAAGCCGAAAGAGATAGAACAAAAAAGCATGTGGATAATAGCGTCGGAGATGGGGGCGTGGCGCGGCGCGCCCGAGGAGCTCCCGATAGTGAAGCGCGTGATACATACGACCGCGGATTTCGACTTCGCGGAAAACATGCGTTTTTCCGCGGACGCCGTGAACGACGCGCGCGAAGCGCTGAAAAGGGGCGTCGCGATCGTCACGGACACGAATATGGCGGCGGCCGGAATCAACAAGGCGGCCTGCTCGCGCTTCGGCGTAGAGGTCGTCTGCCGCATGGCCGACCCTGCCGTGCGCGGCGAGGCGGAAGCGCGCGGAACGACGCGCGCGGCCGTGAGCATGGAGGCGGCCGCGGAGACGACGCCGGACGCTATCTTCGCGATAGGCAACGCGCCGACCGCGCTGCTGCGCCTCTGCGAGCTGATCGACGAAGGCAGATGCGCGCCGTCGCTCGTCATAGGCGTGCCGGTCGGCTTCGTCAACGTCGTCGAATCGAAGGAGCGCCTGCTCGCGGCGCATGTGCCTTATATAACCGCGCTCGGACGCAAGGGCGGCTCTTCGGTCGCCTCCGCGATAGTTAACGCGCTGCTCTATGGAATCGAATAAGAAACTTCGCGAGGGATATTCCACGGGGAGCTGCGCGGCGGCCGCCGCGAAGGCGGCGGCGCTGCGCGCCATGGGCGCCCCCTGCCCCGCCGCGGTGGAGGTAACGACGCCGGAGGATAAAATTTTCACGCTTCCGGTGAACGGCTATCACGACGGCAGCTGCGGCGTGGTGAAGGATGCGGGCGACGACGTAGACGCGACCGACGGCATCCTCATCAGGGCGGCGGTCGAACTTCTGCCGGGCGGCGAGATACTCTTTGAGGCCGGAGAGGGCGTCGGCAGCGTGACGCTGCCGGGGCTCAAGCTTCCCGTCGGAGAGCCGGCGATAAACCCCGTGCCGCGCGAGATGATCGAGCGCGCGGTGCGCGACGTGATAGGGGCGCGCGGCGCGCGCGTGACGATCTCGTCGCCGCAGGGCAGAGAAGTCGCGAAGAGGACGTTCAACCCAAGGCTCGGCATAGTCGGCGGCATTTCGATACTCGGCACCACGGGGCGCGTCAAGCCGATGGACGAGGCGTCGCTGCTCGAGTCGATGACGCTCGAGATCAACACGCACGCGGCGGCCGGAGAGAAAATAATCGCGGTCGCCTTCGCTGGCATGGGAGAGAAGGCGCTGCGGTGCGCTTACCGCATAACGAACCGCTCCGTCGTGCAGTGCGGGAACTACATCGGCCACGCGATAGACGAATCGGCGCGCCTCGGACTGAAGCGACTGCTGATCGGCGGACACCCGGGAAAACTGCTGAAGGTCGCGGCCGGCACTTTCAGCACTCACAACCGCGTCGGCGGAGGCTCTAAGGAGGCCCTCTGCGCCCAGGCCGCGATCGCCGGAGCCCCGCCGGATACGGTGAAGAGGCTGTACGAGTGCTCGACGTCGGAGGAGGCGCTTCACGCGGTGCGTGAAAGCGGGCTCGATTTTTTATGGGACATTCTGGCGCGCATCGCGGCGAAGCGCTGCGCCGAACGCGTCTTCGGAGATATAGAAGCAGCGGTCGCGTTCATCGACAACAATGCCAACATTCTCGGCGCGACTGAGAACGCTACCTCTTTTGCGGAGGAGATAAGAAATGAAAAATAAGCTTTACGTGCTCAGCGCCGGCCCGGGAGGCGCCGCGGAGCTCACGCCGGCCGTCAGGGAAGCGATCGCGGCGTCGCGCGCCGTGGCGGTTGCGCCGCGCCATCGTCATCTGGCCGCGGGGCATCCGAACGTCATAGAGATGAGTGACTTCAAGGAGACCTTCGAACGCCTGCGCGAAGAGCTGAAA is a genomic window of Synergistes jonesii containing:
- a CDS encoding homocysteine S-methyltransferase family protein, producing the protein MSRRIVMMDGAVGTSLWEKAEKKVSVWHYNIEEPKIVAELHSEYLAAGSQIILANTFAANGAEVARDSSYTVRQVVGTGVRIAKETINGKAKVGLAIGPLTGLLKPFGEITADRAKELFEEQIGCGMEEGPDLIYIQTFMDLEMMKIAIRAAKHYDVPVLCSMSFMGGVNAAGKKPKKAHTMMGNSVKDIVDAAVELKVDAIGINCSMGPVDALPVLREYRETTDLPLVFKPNAGKPKMGDGQAAGAEFDIETFADDVLPAVDAGATYIGGCCGSNPAYIKRLAEKVRAKLEAEG
- a CDS encoding FecCD family ABC transporter permease; translated protein: MTDAEELSRHRGKLSGKRLRLAALLCLLLFISALWRLGAGEWDIPAARVAALLNPFLDESMGASPEALVVRSIRLPRFFAAVGCGGLLAASGAVLQGLLTNALAEPYTLGIAAGAAFGGALGFFLDSYAVVPMAFLGAMSSLWLVSLIAARSGGGASSIVLAGVVMNAILSAGVTFLKAIADDRLGAIVLWLMGSLSGASPSAAVIVWCSSLILFVPAFVCARQIDACSLSEGQGELLGVEEKKLRALLLAVSSLATAAVVSFFGIIGFVGLVVPHLTRSFIGPSTRPLLVFCFLGGGLLLVLADGAAQAMGELPVGVITALIGGPFFCWILIRGKAGA
- a CDS encoding ABC transporter ATP-binding protein codes for the protein MKLYAFSGLSAGYGGKTVIDGISGGIERGRITALIGPNGGGKSTLLRTLGGLGRYGGSLSFGSREVKDIPRRDFGRMVGFLPQSTSVRAAFSVYEVISLGRLPFHGALEPMRRQDDAIVLESAELAGVEHLLFRTVTELSGGERQRVLFAMTLAQRPGTFLLDEPTSALDPNHSRRIFELLRELAAEGRSVVAAVHDLNSAISYCDDFIALKDGKIRACGPVGLLDGDILRGLYGINFRRYRSEDGKIAWHPE
- a CDS encoding DUF5714 domain-containing protein; this translates as MSANGGDERSFEAVTASCVKYFGAPQGRHPMEIVREVMDDVNFPMHNFAHHYLVPAVLLAAMSVRDGSTAESFEKRLAETAKRAKNVLPAFCGFYGACGAAVGCGIFMSVYTGTTPLSKDTWSLCNYATSGALEKMADIGGPRCCKRNTFTALKFMKQYIADNLSAELDLPEEIECGYSKFNAECIKKDCPYYKEEGE
- a CDS encoding ornithine cyclodeaminase family protein, with translation MYTANEAQLKAFKKEHAYLKTKLDLGKEILWLTRSECIKAGPSVEETLAIVKDAMTAHGKKEYEMPAKIGIHPFEDVFFHAMPAYVPGKTACGMKWIECFPRNPREYELPQTTGLQIMNDVMTGVPVAVMDCTWLTAMRTPAVTALAAAALHPDAKTFGMFGCGVQGVGHVRFVAKTLKKLERIYIYDKYPECMDRLMAQVRGEVGVPIVKAKSVEEAVKSCEVLSSATFIVRKPMAIAKKEWVRKGQTILPCDLNTFWEPSIALEADKYIVDSSDEHELFNEMGYFPDGLPKIFCETGEMLAGLKEGRAKRGELIVCSNIGISTNDIAMGQAILSRALEMGIGTKMKL
- a CDS encoding helix-turn-helix domain-containing protein; translated protein: MIKYFPVSALSDKDKKIIIKKFPLAGTPAEADYTGDGTVFLVVVQGRPAKMFYPLKNREGTPELPEEFFVNIHPEAEGLTNIYLGRVSGGVFFAMRRLEEKEKSSVTDEYMSVSSAAQIIGVTRAHLSHLCAKGRVPGAQRIGRFYLVPREWVAARVLARVGSVTRAEAARRLGVSRQYVGQLVRSGKLETADDGRVILDSLARLMAEREGK
- a CDS encoding ABC transporter substrate-binding protein; this encodes MAPRIILYILIMFMLSPFRADAEARRIVSLYPGHTDNIVALGEEKRLVAISKNDDGETLPQLKRFSARSSAEEILALKPDLVLTRGLAERQNPQLRSVLERAGVRVVSIEPPQWDDFASYLRELAELIGCDPEAAEAKLKKIRKSIAAEASKRSKGKKPAVFVEATAKELHTCSPGSWAAKLIELAGGRNAAADAKPIRSGSAIAPYGLERILKAAAAREIDVYIVQRGAMNAADMDALAARPWYTALKDIKTAVVPENELSRPSLLGLEAGGRRLIKIFYGE
- a CDS encoding SAM-dependent methyltransferase is translated as MRFTVVGVGPGDPELVTLKALRAIKSADVVLTPYSPRGKFSVAERIVRESLPEVEVVPIAFPMLTDDAEREKFLIGELERIGAAWRGKESVVLPVIGDSALYATGSYLFSAWRKLVPALELSLVPGISAHQLAASRVGAFLAMGTDIFSVIPCTDDEGSVVSALLRADSAALYKPCVLKEALPGVVSKAGPWRRVVRIDRAGLEDEKIYEGAAALEAACEYLSILLLWRR
- a CDS encoding PadR family transcriptional regulator, which encodes MEKCACRGSFLERFIQPSILLLLSKKPMHGFSILKSLYKSDLMDYSSLDPTGLYRMLKKMEEAGLLSSEVENENGLQGRRVYSITQEGRVCLVFWRATLLDYQKKIVRLAEAIPENVEDGLE
- a CDS encoding sirohydrochlorin cobaltochelatase gives rise to the protein MKSFVIALVTFTLVMSGVAYAGAPKDKPDKKGVLIVAFGTSMPDARKAIDNLVNSAKAAFPGTEVRLAYTSNIIRNKIAKEQKVNIPTPTSALAQMNDEGFTHVYVMPTHIIPGEEYDDISGVVNGFAAIKGKYEFRELKLARPYLSSADDCDAMADILVKRFAKDLANAGTEIVLMGHGTPHHAANAMYSQLQLSLDKKAPGRFTLGTVEAAPMIEDVVARLKHNTAVKSLVISPLMIVAGDHANNDLAGRDDPESWYNQLKGAGYKDIKAHLVGLGEDEGIAKLFVAKIKDMMK